A single region of the Streptomyces sp. NBC_01262 genome encodes:
- a CDS encoding bifunctional cytidylyltransferase/SDR family oxidoreductase, with translation MSEPIAKPRTIAVVLAGGTGQRVGLSIPKQLLKIAGKAVIEHTLAIFEAAEGIDDVFVLMAPGYVGEVEKIVAKAGLTKVTKIIEGGSTRNETTERAIAALSEGLAEGEDRNVLFHDAVRPLLSQRVISDCVAALDRYTAVDVAIPSADTIIVTRTHGGDGEFITDVPDRSRLRRGQTPQAFKLSTIRRAYEVAAGDPNFQATDDCSVVLKYLPDVPIYVVPGDEYNMKVTQPVDVFIADKLFQLASQTAPDQADDAAYGRLLAGRTLVVFGGSYGIGADIAELAKKFGASVYPLGRSTTGTHVDNPEHVDDALSKAYAETGRIDYVVNTAGVLRIGKLAETDNATIEEALRVNYLAPVQIARAAHKYLVETKGQLLLYTSSSYTRGRAEYSLYSSTKAAMVNLTQALADEWAADGIRVNCVNPERTATPMRTKAFGQEPAGSLLSSEAVARTSLDVLLSALTGHVIDVRQQDPTKGAGASGFEHALAAVLAQGEES, from the coding sequence GTGTCCGAGCCCATAGCCAAGCCCCGCACCATCGCCGTCGTGCTGGCAGGCGGTACGGGTCAGCGTGTCGGTCTTTCGATCCCGAAGCAGCTGCTGAAGATCGCCGGCAAGGCGGTCATCGAGCACACGCTCGCGATCTTCGAGGCGGCGGAGGGCATCGACGACGTCTTCGTGCTGATGGCGCCGGGCTATGTGGGCGAGGTCGAGAAGATCGTCGCCAAGGCCGGACTCACCAAGGTCACCAAGATCATCGAGGGTGGCTCGACCCGCAACGAGACCACCGAGCGCGCGATCGCCGCGCTGAGCGAGGGCCTGGCCGAGGGCGAGGACCGCAATGTGCTGTTCCACGACGCGGTGCGCCCGCTGCTGTCGCAGCGCGTGATCAGCGACTGTGTGGCCGCGCTGGACCGCTACACGGCGGTCGACGTGGCCATCCCGTCGGCGGACACCATCATTGTCACCCGTACGCACGGCGGCGACGGCGAGTTCATCACGGACGTGCCGGACCGCTCCCGGCTGCGCCGCGGCCAGACCCCGCAGGCGTTCAAGCTGTCGACCATCCGGCGGGCGTACGAGGTCGCGGCGGGCGACCCGAACTTCCAGGCCACCGACGACTGCTCGGTGGTCCTGAAGTACCTGCCGGACGTGCCGATCTATGTCGTGCCCGGCGACGAGTACAACATGAAGGTCACCCAGCCGGTCGACGTCTTCATCGCCGACAAGCTGTTCCAGCTCGCCTCGCAGACCGCCCCGGACCAGGCGGACGACGCCGCGTACGGCCGGCTGCTGGCGGGCCGGACGCTGGTGGTCTTCGGCGGCTCGTACGGCATCGGCGCGGACATCGCCGAGCTGGCCAAGAAGTTCGGCGCCAGCGTGTACCCGCTGGGCCGCTCCACGACCGGTACGCACGTGGACAACCCGGAGCACGTGGACGACGCGCTGTCGAAGGCGTACGCGGAGACCGGCCGGATCGACTACGTCGTCAACACCGCCGGCGTGCTGCGCATCGGCAAGCTCGCGGAGACCGACAACGCCACGATCGAGGAAGCCCTGCGGGTGAACTACCTCGCGCCCGTCCAGATCGCCCGTGCGGCGCACAAGTACCTCGTTGAGACCAAGGGCCAGCTTCTTCTTTACACCTCCAGCAGCTACACCCGCGGCCGCGCCGAGTACAGCCTGTACTCCTCCACCAAGGCGGCCATGGTCAACCTCACCCAGGCGCTCGCCGACGAGTGGGCGGCGGACGGCATCCGCGTCAACTGCGTGAATCCGGAGCGCACCGCGACGCCCATGCGCACCAAGGCCTTCGGCCAGGAGCCCGCGGGCAGCCTGCTGTCCTCCGAGGCGGTCGCGCGCACCTCGCTGGACGTGCTGCTGTCCGCCCTGACGGGCCATGTGATCGACGTACGGCAGCAGGACCCGACAAAGGGAGCGGGCGCTTCCGGATTCGAGCATGCGCTGGCCGCCGTTTTGGCTCAGGGTGAGGAATCGTAG
- a CDS encoding glucose-1-phosphate thymidylyltransferase, whose protein sequence is MKALVLSGGAGTRLRPITHTSAKQLVPVANKPVLFYGLEAIADAGITEVGIIVGDTADEIREAVGDGSELGIKATYIPQDAPLGLAHAVLIARDFLGDDDFVMYLGDNFIVGGISGLVDEFRAEQPDAQILLTHVPNPTSFGVAELDAAGRVVGLEEKPKQPKSDLALVGVYLFTPAIHEAVRSIEPSWRGELEITHAIQWLIDQKRDVRSTTISGYWKDTGNVTDMLEVNRSVLETVEPVIEGDIDDASEIIGRVRIEAGARVTGSRIVGPVIIGPGTVITDSYVGPFTSVSEDCRIEDSEIEYSILLRGSSITGVRRIEASLIGRDVEVTPAPRNPAAHRFVLGDHSKVQISS, encoded by the coding sequence GTGAAGGCTCTCGTTCTCTCGGGAGGGGCCGGCACCCGGCTGCGGCCGATCACCCACACTTCGGCGAAGCAGCTCGTGCCCGTGGCCAACAAGCCCGTGCTCTTCTACGGACTTGAAGCGATAGCCGACGCGGGCATCACCGAGGTGGGGATCATCGTCGGCGACACCGCCGACGAGATCCGCGAGGCGGTCGGCGACGGTTCCGAACTCGGGATCAAGGCCACGTACATCCCTCAGGACGCCCCGCTGGGCCTGGCGCACGCGGTGCTGATCGCCCGTGACTTCCTCGGCGACGACGACTTCGTGATGTACCTCGGCGACAACTTCATCGTCGGCGGCATCTCCGGGCTGGTCGACGAGTTCCGGGCCGAGCAGCCGGACGCGCAGATCCTGCTCACCCACGTGCCCAACCCGACGTCCTTCGGTGTGGCCGAGCTCGACGCGGCGGGCCGGGTCGTCGGGCTGGAGGAGAAGCCCAAGCAGCCCAAGAGCGACCTGGCGCTGGTCGGCGTCTACCTGTTCACCCCGGCGATCCACGAGGCGGTCCGCTCGATCGAGCCGTCCTGGCGCGGCGAGCTGGAGATCACCCACGCCATCCAGTGGCTCATCGACCAGAAGCGGGACGTGCGCTCCACCACGATCTCCGGCTACTGGAAGGACACCGGCAATGTCACCGACATGCTGGAGGTCAACCGGTCCGTCCTGGAGACCGTCGAGCCGGTCATCGAGGGCGACATCGACGACGCCAGCGAGATCATCGGCCGGGTGCGGATCGAGGCCGGCGCCCGGGTGACCGGCAGCCGGATCGTCGGCCCGGTCATCATCGGCCCGGGCACCGTCATCACGGACTCCTACGTCGGCCCCTTCACCTCGGTCTCCGAGGACTGCCGCATCGAGGACAGCGAGATCGAGTACTCGATCCTCCTGCGCGGCTCCTCCATCACCGGGGTGCGCCGCATCGAGGCCTCGCTGATCGGCCGCGATGTCGAGGTCACCCCGGCGCCCCGCAACCCCGCAGCCCACCGATTCGTCCTCGGCGACCACAGCAAGGTGCAGATATCCTCATGA